Proteins encoded in a region of the Bacillus sp. T3 genome:
- a CDS encoding FAD synthetase family protein → MKVIHVTHNYREMALDRVKPCVMALGFFDGIHLGHQRVIFEARKIATEKQLPFAIMSFFPHPKEVLFNGEKVVPYLMPPSQKQKIFEKMGVDIFYHVHFDREFAALSPRQFVYEYLLEFGAKVVVAGFDFTYGYRGEGNMNRIEADSDGKLKSIKVRKLALAGQKISSTLIRELILAGEVEKIPDYLGASYQLEGKVIFEKDRMEVKVDPYYLFPASGKYEVTVQHRNRLRQMIAFVDKGKLSLLYSNESSLILFENESIRIEWNQRLENQLERIMKPVFTN, encoded by the coding sequence TTGAAGGTTATTCATGTGACTCACAACTATCGCGAAATGGCTCTAGATCGTGTTAAGCCATGTGTGATGGCGCTGGGATTCTTTGATGGAATTCACTTGGGGCATCAGCGTGTGATTTTTGAGGCAAGAAAAATCGCGACAGAGAAACAGCTCCCTTTCGCGATTATGAGTTTTTTTCCGCACCCGAAAGAAGTACTTTTTAATGGAGAAAAAGTTGTCCCATATTTAATGCCCCCATCCCAAAAACAAAAAATATTTGAAAAAATGGGGGTGGATATTTTTTATCATGTTCATTTCGATAGAGAATTTGCTGCCTTATCCCCTAGGCAATTTGTCTATGAATATCTTCTTGAATTTGGCGCAAAGGTAGTAGTCGCAGGTTTTGACTTTACTTATGGCTATCGCGGAGAAGGTAATATGAATCGGATTGAAGCAGATTCGGATGGAAAGCTCAAATCAATCAAGGTACGTAAACTAGCACTTGCTGGACAGAAAATTAGTTCGACACTGATAAGAGAGTTGATTTTAGCAGGAGAGGTGGAAAAAATCCCTGATTACTTAGGGGCTTCCTATCAATTGGAAGGTAAAGTCATATTTGAAAAAGACAGAATGGAGGTAAAGGTTGATCCTTATTATCTATTCCCAGCCTCTGGCAAGTATGAGGTAACTGTACAACATCGTAATAGGTTAAGACAAATGATAGCTTTTGTAGACAAAGGGAAGCTTTCACTTCTTTATTCAAACGAGTCATCCTTGATATTGTTTGAAAACGAATCAATAAGGATTGAATGGAATCAACGTCTAGAAAATCAATTGGAGAGAATTATGAAACCTGTTTTTACAAATTAA
- the dmpG gene encoding 4-hydroxy-2-oxovalerate aldolase, whose product MKIPRLTDTTLRDGDHAVSHSFTPETVQTIVKRLDEAGVPVIEVSHGAGLNGSTIQQGFSVHSELDLIKTAVETAKRAKIASLFVPGIGTSTELRKAAELGISVIRIAVHCTEANVTEQYFRLAKELGLEAVGFLMMSHSQPASVLAEQAKLMESYGADCVYVVDSAGALIQSAVRERVSALKEALNIEVGYHAHNNLGLAIGNTIAALEAGADQIDGTLRGLGAGAGNAPTEVLVAVLNKMKLDSGINLSILMDTAEEVVAPLMPSPIVIDRDNLSSGYAGVYNSFLLHIRHAAEKFGVTVSEIMEELGKRQAVAGQEDWILDVAVKLAEEKGLNV is encoded by the coding sequence ATGAAGATTCCTAGACTTACAGATACAACCCTAAGAGATGGCGATCACGCTGTCAGCCACAGCTTTACTCCAGAAACAGTCCAGACAATCGTCAAAAGACTTGATGAGGCTGGTGTTCCTGTCATCGAAGTCAGCCATGGCGCCGGTTTAAACGGCTCAACAATCCAGCAGGGATTTTCGGTTCATTCCGAATTGGATTTAATCAAAACGGCTGTAGAAACGGCAAAAAGAGCCAAAATCGCTTCGTTGTTTGTACCAGGAATTGGAACGAGTACTGAACTAAGAAAAGCAGCAGAATTAGGCATTTCAGTTATCCGTATCGCCGTGCATTGTACCGAAGCCAATGTAACAGAGCAGTATTTCCGCTTAGCGAAGGAACTGGGACTTGAAGCGGTTGGGTTTTTGATGATGTCCCATTCCCAGCCTGCAAGTGTACTGGCTGAACAGGCCAAGCTGATGGAATCGTACGGAGCAGATTGTGTCTATGTCGTTGACTCAGCAGGTGCGCTTATTCAATCAGCTGTTAGAGAAAGGGTTTCTGCTTTAAAAGAGGCATTGAACATTGAGGTAGGATATCATGCTCATAATAATCTCGGTTTAGCGATTGGGAACACAATTGCAGCACTCGAAGCAGGGGCAGATCAAATTGACGGGACGCTTAGAGGTCTTGGTGCCGGTGCTGGTAATGCACCAACTGAGGTTTTAGTAGCTGTTTTGAACAAAATGAAACTCGATTCGGGTATAAATTTATCGATTTTAATGGATACCGCTGAGGAGGTTGTTGCCCCATTAATGCCTTCACCCATTGTGATTGACCGTGATAATTTATCGAGCGGCTATGCCGGTGTCTATAATAGCTTCCTGTTGCACATTCGCCATGCTGCAGAGAAATTTGGCGTCACTGTTTCTGAAATTATGGAGGAGTTAGGCAAACGTCAGGCGGTGGCTGGCCAGGAGGATTGGATCTTAGATGTAGCCGTGAAACTAGCAGAAGAGAAGGGTCTTAACGTTTAG
- a CDS encoding acetaldehyde dehydrogenase (acetylating), giving the protein MTKIKVAILGSGNIGTDLMYKILKNDGSMELSLVAGIDPHSEGLERARAKGIPTSHHGITAILEDPEIKIVFDATSAKAHKLNAEAIRAKGKLAVDMTPAAIGPFVVPTVNMNDHLEAKNVNMISCGGQATTPLVYAVSRIVPVHYAEVITTAASVSIGPGTRQNVDEFVRTTANAVQKIGGAYMARAIPVFNPAQPPINMTNSVYCVMKEEFDEEAVTSSVLSIAEEISSYVPGYRLKGTPFVDYRDTPWGRLPTVVMMNEVVGAGDYFPTYAGNLDIMTASAYKVGDLYAAHLLGVKEVNR; this is encoded by the coding sequence ATGACCAAAATAAAGGTTGCCATTTTAGGCTCTGGAAATATTGGTACAGACTTAATGTACAAAATTTTAAAAAATGACGGAAGCATGGAGCTTTCCTTAGTTGCTGGAATTGATCCTCATTCAGAAGGATTGGAAAGGGCTCGGGCAAAGGGGATTCCAACTAGTCATCATGGCATTACAGCGATTTTGGAGGATCCTGAAATCAAGATTGTTTTTGATGCGACGAGTGCCAAAGCGCATAAGTTAAATGCGGAGGCGATAAGGGCAAAAGGAAAGTTAGCCGTTGACATGACACCTGCGGCCATTGGCCCATTCGTTGTACCAACAGTTAATATGAATGATCATCTTGAAGCGAAAAACGTAAACATGATTTCATGCGGGGGGCAGGCTACCACGCCTCTTGTTTACGCAGTCAGCCGTATTGTTCCCGTTCATTACGCAGAAGTCATTACCACTGCAGCTAGCGTTTCGATTGGTCCAGGAACAAGACAAAATGTCGATGAATTCGTTCGGACAACGGCAAATGCAGTTCAAAAAATTGGAGGTGCCTACATGGCGAGAGCGATTCCAGTGTTTAATCCTGCACAACCTCCGATTAATATGACCAACTCTGTATATTGCGTGATGAAAGAAGAATTTGATGAAGAAGCGGTAACATCATCGGTTCTATCGATTGCCGAAGAGATTTCGAGCTATGTACCGGGATATCGACTAAAAGGAACACCATTTGTGGATTATCGCGACACACCGTGGGGACGTTTACCAACCGTTGTGATGATGAATGAGGTAGTCGGGGCAGGAGATTATTTCCCAACCTACGCTGGAAATCTCGATATTATGACGGCATCTGCCTATAAAGTCGGCGATCTATATGCTGCACATCTTCTTGGAGTAAAGGAGGTAAATCGATGA
- a CDS encoding VOC family protein → MMDALGFRLREQIKDNGNVLASWISVSNLVHEIAYMQEPNQEKGKLHHLCYWYGIPQNLYDVADLLKDHGYSIEVPPNKHGVSQAFCMYVHEPGGNRIELFGDSGYLILDPTWDPVIWEMEDVPGNGDTWIGTAFPDSWWLIGTPVTNKEVIKP, encoded by the coding sequence ATGATGGATGCCCTTGGTTTCCGTTTGCGTGAACAAATCAAAGATAACGGTAATGTTCTTGCAAGTTGGATTAGTGTTTCCAATCTCGTTCATGAGATTGCTTATATGCAAGAACCAAATCAAGAGAAGGGTAAATTACACCACCTATGCTACTGGTACGGAATTCCACAAAATCTATACGATGTTGCCGATTTACTTAAAGATCACGGCTACTCAATTGAGGTTCCGCCAAATAAACATGGTGTGAGTCAAGCATTCTGTATGTACGTTCATGAGCCTGGTGGCAATCGAATTGAATTGTTCGGTGATTCTGGTTATTTAATTTTAGATCCTACTTGGGATCCGGTTATTTGGGAAATGGAGGACGTTCCTGGTAATGGTGATACTTGGATTGGTACTGCCTTCCCTGATTCATGGTGGTTAATTGGAACTCCCGTTACGAATAAGGAAGTTATAAAACCTTAA
- a CDS encoding VOC family protein: MSNFQEPIYDVAQLAHVELLSPKLEESVEFFTRFLGMEVTAREGDSVYLRAYEDFYHNTLKITAAAHAGVGHMGWRASSPQALYRRVKEIEKTGLGIGWIDGDIGHGRAYQFTNPDGHKMEIFWEVEYYQATDENKSKLLNRPSKRPDRGVPGPSLRPY, from the coding sequence ATGTCAAATTTTCAAGAACCAATTTATGATGTTGCACAATTAGCACATGTGGAGTTGCTTTCACCGAAACTGGAGGAATCGGTTGAATTTTTTACAAGATTCCTAGGCATGGAAGTTACAGCACGTGAAGGCGATTCCGTCTACCTTCGTGCTTATGAGGATTTCTATCATAATACCTTGAAAATCACCGCGGCTGCACATGCTGGAGTAGGACATATGGGGTGGCGCGCTTCTTCTCCGCAAGCACTGTACCGTCGTGTCAAGGAAATTGAAAAAACTGGTTTAGGCATTGGCTGGATTGACGGAGATATTGGCCATGGCCGAGCCTATCAATTTACAAACCCTGATGGCCATAAGATGGAGATCTTCTGGGAGGTTGAATACTATCAAGCAACTGATGAGAATAAATCAAAACTATTAAATCGTCCTTCGAAACGTCCTGATCGCGGGGTTCCAGGTCCGTCGCTTAGACCATATTAA
- a CDS encoding flavin reductase family protein, whose amino-acid sequence MDDRKFRSAMGKFAAGVTVLTTEVNGEVHGMTANAFMSVSLDPKLVVISIGERAQMLDKINKSRKFAVNILAANQQELSMIFAGQIKEKLEVNFARLDGLPVINGAIAQVACEVVNEYIEGDHTLFIGRVTDIKLEEDEPLIFFNGKYRSLQPLEMLSNK is encoded by the coding sequence ATGGATGATCGCAAATTTAGAAGTGCGATGGGAAAGTTTGCAGCAGGTGTAACCGTACTGACGACTGAAGTAAATGGAGAAGTCCATGGAATGACGGCTAATGCGTTTATGTCTGTTTCCCTTGATCCAAAGCTGGTGGTGATTTCGATTGGTGAAAGAGCACAAATGTTGGATAAAATTAACAAAAGTCGGAAATTTGCTGTCAATATTTTAGCGGCCAATCAGCAGGAGCTATCGATGATTTTTGCTGGTCAAATAAAGGAAAAACTAGAGGTGAACTTTGCTAGACTTGATGGTCTTCCAGTTATCAATGGAGCTATTGCACAAGTTGCATGTGAAGTGGTCAATGAGTATATCGAAGGGGATCATACCTTGTTCATAGGTAGAGTTACAGACATAAAGCTTGAAGAAGATGAACCACTTATCTTTTTTAACGGGAAATATCGCTCACTGCAGCCTTTAGAGATGCTGTCTAATAAGTAA
- a CDS encoding 4-hydroxyphenylacetate 3-hydroxylase family protein translates to MLNGQEYLESLRDGREVYLNGERIDDVTTHPAYRNAARSYARMYDALHAPETRDILTTTTEHGDRTHRFFRTPESAEDLLGARDAIAEWAKLSYGFMGRTPDYKASFIGHLNTFAHYYEGFEDNAKAWYKKATKEVPFVNHTIINPQVDRSKSLHENKDVFVRAVAEKDDGIIVSGAKMVGTAAALTNYNFVANYGTIDLGDGDKSHALIFFVPMNAPGLKMISRQSYELQAATNGTPFDYPLSSRFDENDAVIVLDNVFIPWENVLAYRNLEVSNNFVAASGFVSRFTFHGCTRLAVKLDFMTGLLLKATEAAGTKNFRGVQSKIGEVVALRNMFWGLSTAMATAPEKGPNGLVMPNSYSSAAYRALAPLAWVKVKNIFEQVVAGGLIQLPSSSKDFLNPELKPYLDTYYRGTGINAEDRVKLLKMVWDTIGTEFGGRHELYEVNYAGNHENINMEALFHFEASGTADIQRAFVDSALNDYDLHGWTNSTWANQSREFINK, encoded by the coding sequence TTGTTAAACGGACAAGAGTATTTGGAAAGTCTCCGGGATGGACGTGAAGTTTATTTAAATGGTGAAAGGATTGACGATGTTACCACACATCCAGCTTATCGAAATGCTGCTCGCTCTTATGCAAGAATGTATGATGCACTTCATGCCCCAGAAACACGTGATATTTTGACAACCACTACCGAACATGGCGATCGAACTCATCGCTTTTTTAGAACACCTGAAAGTGCAGAGGATTTACTGGGAGCACGTGATGCCATTGCTGAATGGGCAAAATTAAGCTACGGATTTATGGGTCGAACTCCAGATTATAAAGCCTCCTTCATCGGACATTTAAATACATTTGCTCATTATTACGAAGGCTTTGAAGACAATGCAAAGGCCTGGTACAAAAAAGCCACAAAGGAAGTTCCATTTGTTAACCATACGATTATTAACCCACAAGTAGATCGCTCCAAATCTCTACATGAAAATAAGGATGTTTTTGTCCGTGCCGTGGCAGAAAAAGATGACGGAATAATTGTAAGCGGTGCCAAAATGGTTGGAACGGCTGCTGCGCTCACGAATTATAATTTCGTCGCTAACTACGGAACGATTGATTTAGGGGACGGAGATAAAAGCCATGCGCTGATATTCTTTGTACCCATGAATGCTCCGGGATTAAAGATGATCAGTCGACAATCCTATGAATTGCAAGCAGCAACCAATGGAACTCCGTTTGATTATCCGCTTTCGAGCCGGTTTGATGAAAATGATGCCGTTATTGTGTTGGATAACGTATTTATTCCTTGGGAAAATGTGCTTGCTTATCGCAATTTGGAGGTTTCCAATAACTTTGTTGCGGCTAGTGGATTTGTTTCACGCTTTACCTTCCATGGCTGTACTCGATTAGCCGTAAAGCTGGATTTTATGACTGGTCTGTTATTAAAAGCGACCGAGGCAGCCGGAACGAAAAATTTCCGTGGCGTTCAATCGAAAATTGGTGAAGTGGTCGCCCTTCGAAATATGTTCTGGGGTCTATCAACGGCGATGGCAACTGCGCCGGAAAAAGGACCGAATGGACTAGTCATGCCGAACTCTTATTCAAGTGCCGCTTACCGTGCACTCGCACCACTTGCTTGGGTAAAAGTAAAAAATATATTCGAGCAGGTGGTTGCAGGTGGATTGATTCAGTTACCTTCCAGTTCAAAAGACTTCTTAAATCCTGAATTAAAACCATACTTGGATACTTACTATCGTGGTACAGGGATTAATGCGGAAGACAGAGTGAAATTATTGAAAATGGTTTGGGATACAATCGGCACTGAGTTTGGCGGCCGTCATGAATTATATGAAGTAAACTATGCTGGTAATCATGAAAACATCAATATGGAAGCATTATTCCACTTTGAAGCAAGCGGTACTGCTGATATCCAAAGAGCATTTGTTGATTCAGCTTTAAATGATTACGACTTACATGGTTGGACGAACAGCACCTGGGCCAATCAATCAAGAGAATTTATTAACAAGTAA
- a CDS encoding helix-turn-helix domain-containing protein encodes MVEISNKLQSSWPYQSAGSRYRLNKITDLLKQDLRNPQVSFQLLIALKALKIIDHQLFEK; translated from the coding sequence ATGGTGGAAATCTCGAACAAACTGCAGTCCAGTTGGCCCTATCAATCAGCGGGCTCTAGGTATCGGCTCAACAAAATTACCGACCTCCTTAAACAGGATCTGCGTAATCCTCAAGTTAGCTTCCAACTGCTCATTGCGCTGAAAGCCCTAAAAATTATTGATCATCAGTTGTTTGAAAAATAA
- a CDS encoding XylR N-terminal domain-containing protein: protein MEPNQVLLNHDLLRIFQKSELLYCNNERSVIIPTMAFGVLQRDLIENIGIERMKSFFFKYGWHLGKEDVKAVIHNDSLSFAEKIEYGPKIHALKGHAKSKITDYHLEIEGNKVKSIRYHGKWEKSFEAAQHMENLGRAEEPVCFTLAGYASGYVSALIDEVVIFKETQCEGQGAPCCIWEGLRLTEWQEKGEELQYSHKELPVIKELEQTYQKLLIEKNNLSLVTKIHADLTDEVIKGNNIQSILDIVNNQINLPVIVENIHYQVLAKKGISVEKYKPYQQEFYDFLKKNQSIENTKVIHLPSGSRLVTPVFLDEKIIGYCSFLYSNENSSNLDIDSMIIGRVSNICTLLFFKEKTELESMERVKGHFLEEILSGKYVSAPEIIRKASFLNLNLTDCYYVIYLKYQVTRQCREKELTLHTNIFEAVSSFFNEKQSNVLIGQRADSLILLITEKQFKEQNIEKNTHSLLSHLKKHIKNVLFLAGISKANDNIIEAVVAFEEGRSAVRLCSREKPITSFNELGVIGVLINEHNEKALRKIIRDTLGKLYENLDSNKIDLIETLYHFLVNGGNLEQTAVQLALSISGL from the coding sequence ATGGAGCCGAATCAAGTTCTACTAAATCATGATTTATTGCGTATTTTTCAAAAGAGTGAATTGCTTTATTGCAATAATGAACGATCAGTGATTATTCCAACGATGGCATTTGGCGTTTTACAGCGAGATTTAATTGAAAATATTGGAATAGAGAGAATGAAAAGCTTTTTCTTCAAATACGGCTGGCATTTAGGAAAAGAGGATGTAAAAGCTGTGATTCATAATGATTCACTAAGCTTTGCTGAAAAAATTGAGTATGGTCCGAAAATACACGCATTAAAAGGACATGCTAAATCAAAAATTACAGATTATCATTTAGAGATAGAAGGAAATAAGGTAAAATCGATTCGTTATCATGGAAAATGGGAAAAATCATTCGAGGCAGCTCAGCATATGGAGAATTTAGGAAGAGCAGAAGAACCTGTATGTTTCACGCTGGCTGGTTATGCGAGTGGGTATGTAAGCGCTTTAATTGATGAGGTGGTGATTTTTAAAGAGACTCAATGTGAAGGGCAAGGAGCACCCTGTTGTATTTGGGAAGGGCTCAGACTTACTGAATGGCAGGAGAAGGGAGAAGAACTTCAATATTCCCACAAAGAATTACCCGTGATCAAAGAGCTTGAACAAACCTATCAAAAGCTGTTAATAGAAAAAAATAATTTGTCATTAGTCACGAAAATCCATGCAGATTTGACTGATGAAGTAATAAAAGGAAATAACATCCAATCCATTTTAGATATTGTTAATAATCAAATCAATCTTCCTGTAATTGTCGAAAATATACATTATCAAGTGCTGGCGAAAAAGGGTATCAGTGTCGAAAAGTATAAGCCATACCAGCAAGAATTCTATGATTTTTTGAAAAAAAATCAATCGATAGAAAATACAAAGGTGATTCACTTGCCAAGTGGATCTAGACTTGTTACACCCGTTTTTTTAGACGAGAAAATTATTGGGTATTGTTCATTTCTTTACAGCAATGAAAACAGCTCTAATCTTGATATTGATTCGATGATCATTGGAAGGGTCTCAAATATTTGTACATTGCTATTTTTTAAAGAAAAAACAGAACTTGAATCAATGGAACGGGTTAAGGGGCATTTTTTGGAAGAAATCCTTAGTGGCAAGTATGTTTCTGCTCCTGAGATTATTAGAAAGGCAAGCTTTCTTAATTTGAATTTAACCGATTGTTATTATGTAATTTATTTAAAGTATCAGGTTACTAGACAATGTAGAGAAAAAGAACTTACTCTCCACACGAATATATTTGAAGCGGTAAGTTCCTTTTTTAATGAAAAACAGAGCAATGTATTAATCGGTCAACGTGCAGATAGTTTAATTCTCTTAATTACAGAAAAACAATTCAAAGAACAAAATATTGAAAAAAACACTCATTCTCTATTATCTCATCTAAAAAAGCATATAAAAAATGTATTATTTTTGGCCGGTATCAGTAAAGCAAACGATAATATTATTGAAGCTGTTGTAGCCTTCGAAGAAGGACGCTCAGCCGTAAGATTATGTTCGAGGGAAAAGCCAATCACTAGTTTTAATGAATTGGGGGTGATTGGTGTCTTAATTAATGAACATAATGAAAAAGCGCTACGAAAGATTATTCGAGATACCCTCGGAAAGCTTTATGAAAATCTTGATAGCAATAAAATTGACTTAATCGAGACGCTTTATCATTTCTTAGTTAATGGTGGAAATCTCGAACAAACTGCAGTCCAGTTGGCCCTATCAATCAGCGGGCTCTAG
- a CDS encoding DUF6803 family protein, with protein MNMTHYMGLLADNQPWNLIIFMAIPVICAETIAVTELAILFTRNLNGTLRLVNKITSIFAGLYFTGIFFYLFFNAVIPITKAGEWHGWIDVVAVGFYLLGIVPLLGMALLDLNIIYRNRSEEGKLKVHVFFVGLFLVLAHVAMIAGMVDPTIVTDMPNMGHNM; from the coding sequence ATGAACATGACACATTATATGGGTCTATTAGCCGATAATCAGCCATGGAATTTGATTATTTTTATGGCAATCCCGGTTATCTGTGCCGAAACCATTGCGGTTACTGAGTTAGCCATTTTGTTTACCCGGAATTTAAATGGAACATTACGATTGGTAAACAAAATCACATCTATTTTTGCTGGACTTTATTTTACTGGAATTTTCTTCTATCTATTTTTTAATGCTGTCATTCCAATCACAAAAGCTGGGGAGTGGCATGGTTGGATCGATGTAGTAGCTGTTGGATTCTACCTATTAGGAATTGTCCCATTACTAGGTATGGCACTGTTGGATTTAAATATTATTTATCGAAATAGATCAGAAGAAGGAAAACTAAAAGTTCACGTATTTTTTGTAGGTTTGTTTTTAGTCTTGGCACACGTTGCGATGATCGCTGGAATGGTTGACCCAACGATTGTTACTGATATGCCAAATATGGGTCATAATATGTAA
- a CDS encoding heavy metal-associated domain-containing protein: MKKKILVEGMKCEKCAGHVNEALASVEGVVKVEVNLADKNVIIEAIHGLSKESIELAVNNEKYTVVGIENL, from the coding sequence ATGAAAAAGAAAATATTAGTTGAAGGTATGAAATGTGAAAAATGTGCAGGACATGTAAATGAAGCATTAGCAAGCGTTGAAGGAGTAGTAAAGGTAGAGGTGAATTTAGCTGATAAAAATGTGATTATTGAAGCTATACATGGTTTGAGTAAAGAATCGATAGAACTTGCAGTTAATAACGAGAAGTACACGGTTGTAGGAATTGAGAATTTATAG
- the glp gene encoding gephyrin-like molybdotransferase Glp: MLELRNPIQISEAVIRVMAHQLRSKRELVQLDECDQRYLAEDIIATHDIPMFRHVPGYDGFALRAEDTVFASSNSPIEFIVVEELAAGMVPENELGPFEASRIMTGAKTPKGASAVIALELVKEFTRNGEKYISVKRQVREGEHLSYKAEETRCGETIIKKGTRINPGVKAVLATFGYSQIPVAVRPTIGIFATGSELLDVNEPLQDGKIRNSNSYMIDAQAKRIGAAPIYFGKLPDEIETCYEAISFALNKVDILITTGGVSVGDYDLMPEIYKRLNGKVLFNKVAMRPGSVTTVTALEGKLLFGLSGNPSASYVGFELFVRPIIRKMLYSDSPYLKFESAKLACDFPKVNPFTRFVRSKLFFENGEMIARPVGMDKSNVVLSLAKTDTLMVLPGSTRSFQKGDRITVLLLEDEEGGKTLWQVSNRNELM, encoded by the coding sequence TTGTTGGAGTTGCGTAATCCTATCCAAATAAGCGAAGCGGTAATAAGAGTGATGGCCCATCAACTTCGTAGTAAGAGAGAACTGGTTCAACTTGATGAATGTGATCAACGGTATTTGGCTGAAGATATTATCGCTACTCATGATATACCGATGTTTAGACACGTTCCAGGTTATGATGGTTTTGCTTTAAGAGCGGAGGATACAGTATTTGCCTCTTCCAATTCACCTATTGAATTTATAGTAGTCGAGGAGCTTGCGGCAGGTATGGTTCCAGAGAATGAACTCGGCCCATTTGAAGCTTCAAGAATTATGACTGGGGCTAAAACGCCGAAAGGGGCTAGCGCTGTCATCGCGCTCGAGTTAGTAAAGGAGTTTACTAGAAATGGAGAAAAATATATTTCGGTAAAACGGCAAGTGAGGGAGGGGGAACATCTTTCATACAAAGCGGAAGAAACAAGATGTGGTGAGACGATAATTAAAAAAGGGACAAGAATAAATCCGGGAGTAAAAGCAGTCCTTGCTACTTTTGGATATTCTCAAATTCCCGTTGCCGTTAGGCCAACAATTGGAATTTTTGCCACAGGTTCTGAACTTCTTGATGTGAATGAACCATTGCAGGATGGCAAAATTCGAAATAGTAATTCCTACATGATTGATGCACAAGCAAAAAGAATCGGTGCGGCTCCAATCTACTTCGGTAAGCTTCCGGATGAAATAGAAACCTGTTATGAAGCAATTTCGTTTGCGTTAAATAAGGTCGATATTTTAATTACTACCGGTGGCGTATCGGTAGGGGATTATGACTTAATGCCAGAAATCTATAAGAGATTAAATGGTAAGGTCTTGTTCAATAAAGTGGCAATGAGACCCGGCAGTGTTACGACTGTAACTGCACTTGAAGGAAAACTTTTGTTTGGTTTATCTGGAAATCCTTCTGCAAGCTATGTTGGCTTTGAGCTATTTGTAAGACCGATTATTCGAAAGATGCTCTATAGTGATTCTCCTTATCTTAAATTTGAAAGTGCAAAGCTTGCTTGTGATTTTCCAAAAGTCAATCCATTTACTAGATTTGTTCGAAGTAAGTTGTTTTTTGAAAATGGTGAGATGATCGCAAGACCTGTTGGAATGGATAAGTCAAATGTTGTTTTGAGTTTGGCGAAAACGGACACACTAATGGTTTTGCCTGGTAGTACACGTTCTTTCCAAAAAGGGGACAGGATAACAGTCCTCTTATTAGAAGATGAAGAAGGAGGAAAAACCCTTTGGCAGGTTTCTAATAGAAATGAACTAATGTGA